A stretch of the Crocinitomicaceae bacterium genome encodes the following:
- the rplT gene encoding 50S ribosomal protein L20, giving the protein MPRSVNAVASRARRKRFMKLAKGYWGRKKNVWTVAKNAIEKGLVHAFSGRKQKKRAFRALWIQRINAGARQHGMSYSQFIGLVNKKGVKLNRKVLADLALNHPTAFKAVVDSVK; this is encoded by the coding sequence ATGCCAAGATCAGTAAATGCCGTTGCCTCGAGAGCAAGAAGAAAACGCTTCATGAAGCTCGCTAAGGGGTACTGGGGAAGAAAGAAAAATGTATGGACCGTTGCTAAAAACGCCATCGAAAAAGGTCTCGTTCATGCCTTCTCAGGACGTAAACAAAAGAAACGCGCTTTCAGAGCGCTTTGGATTCAAAGAATTAATGCCGGAGCTCGTCAGCACGGAATGAGTTATTCTCAGTTCATCGGTTTGGTGAACAAAAAAGGTGTCAAACTCAACCGCAAAGTTCTTGCTGATTTAGCACTTAACCACCCAACAGCTTTTAAAGCAGTGGTTGATTCGGTAAAATAA
- the clpB gene encoding ATP-dependent chaperone ClpB yields MNFEKLTTKSQEALHKAQLIAEGNGQQVIEPAHLLKGMMEVDNSVIPFLLRECAVNEKIFQQTVDSIVVSYPKVSGGQLHLSGAANTLLANAFKQMDTYKDEYLSIELLFLAMKDLNDQLGKFLKDSGITKEKIKQAIMKLRNGNTVNSKSSEDTYQALAKYAKDLNGLAKAGKLDPVIGRDEEIRRVLQILTRRTKNNPILIGEPGVGKTAIAEGIAHRIVNGDVPENLKSRKVFSLDMGALVAGAKYKGEFEERLKSVVKEVIDSDGEILLFIDEIHTLIGAGGGEGAMDAANILKPALARGELRAVGATTLNEYQKYFEKDKALVRRFQTVLIDEPTADDAISILRGIKDKYEAHHKVLIKDAAIISAVELSQRYITDRFLPDKAIDLIDEAASKLRMEMNSKPEELDEIDRRIMQLEIEREAIKREKDQKKLEQLQHELSELNEKRTALMAKWQAEKDVVENVQRTSEEIEQLKLKAEQAERDGDYGKVAEIRYGLIKNKEEALLNFKKELADMQADSKMIKEEVDAEEIATVVSKWTGIPVSKMIESERSKLLKLEEELGKRVVGQEDAITAISDAVRRSRAGLQDMKKPIGSFIFLGTTGVGKTELAKALAEYLFNDENAMTRIDMSEYQEKHSVSRLVGAPPGYVGYDEGGQLTEAVRRRPYSIVLLDEIEKAHPDVFNILLQVLDDGRLTDNKGRTVNFKNTIVIMTSNLGAHIIQENYDKLTDKNKDKIVEQTKEEVFDLLKKSIRPEFLNRIDETIMFQPLSRKDVLQIVKIQFGMLAKRLKETDVEIEATDEALEWLALEGYDPQFGARPVKRVMQRDLLNQLSKSILAGTVHAGSKILLDLKDGKLSFENLKVLKV; encoded by the coding sequence ATGAATTTTGAAAAACTGACAACCAAATCACAAGAGGCTTTGCACAAGGCACAATTGATTGCTGAGGGTAACGGACAGCAAGTGATAGAACCTGCTCATTTACTCAAGGGAATGATGGAGGTGGATAACAGCGTGATTCCGTTTTTACTAAGAGAATGTGCAGTGAATGAAAAAATATTTCAGCAGACAGTAGACAGCATTGTGGTAAGTTACCCAAAGGTGAGTGGCGGACAATTGCACTTAAGTGGTGCGGCTAACACCTTGTTGGCAAATGCCTTTAAACAGATGGATACTTATAAGGATGAGTATTTATCTATTGAGTTATTGTTTCTGGCAATGAAAGATTTGAATGACCAGCTGGGAAAATTTTTAAAAGATTCAGGTATTACAAAAGAGAAAATTAAACAGGCCATTATGAAATTACGCAATGGAAATACGGTGAACTCAAAAAGTTCAGAAGATACATACCAAGCATTGGCTAAGTATGCTAAAGATTTGAATGGTTTGGCTAAGGCAGGTAAACTTGACCCGGTGATTGGGAGAGATGAAGAGATAAGAAGGGTATTACAAATATTAACGCGCAGAACAAAAAACAACCCGATATTAATTGGTGAACCTGGTGTGGGTAAAACCGCCATTGCTGAAGGAATTGCGCACCGAATTGTAAATGGTGATGTGCCTGAAAATTTGAAATCACGCAAGGTTTTTTCATTAGACATGGGAGCGCTTGTAGCAGGGGCAAAATACAAAGGCGAATTTGAAGAGCGCCTTAAATCTGTTGTGAAAGAGGTGATAGATTCAGATGGTGAGATTTTATTATTTATTGATGAAATACATACCTTGATTGGTGCGGGTGGCGGTGAAGGCGCCATGGACGCAGCCAATATTTTGAAACCTGCACTTGCCCGGGGAGAATTGCGCGCCGTGGGTGCCACCACACTGAATGAGTATCAGAAATATTTTGAAAAAGATAAAGCCTTGGTGCGCAGATTTCAAACTGTATTGATTGACGAACCAACTGCTGATGATGCCATATCGATACTACGCGGAATTAAAGATAAATATGAAGCACATCACAAAGTACTCATTAAAGATGCTGCAATTATTTCTGCTGTAGAACTTTCACAGAGGTACATTACCGACCGGTTTTTACCTGATAAAGCAATTGACCTGATTGATGAGGCTGCTTCAAAACTGCGCATGGAAATGAACTCAAAACCTGAAGAGTTGGATGAAATTGACCGACGTATTATGCAACTTGAAATAGAACGCGAAGCAATAAAGCGCGAGAAGGATCAGAAAAAATTAGAACAGTTGCAGCATGAACTTTCAGAGTTAAATGAAAAACGCACTGCCCTAATGGCTAAATGGCAAGCAGAAAAAGATGTGGTTGAAAATGTGCAGCGCACCAGTGAAGAAATTGAACAATTAAAACTGAAAGCTGAACAAGCTGAGCGTGATGGTGATTACGGAAAAGTGGCAGAAATAAGATATGGATTGATAAAAAATAAGGAAGAAGCTTTACTTAATTTTAAGAAAGAATTAGCCGATATGCAAGCTGATTCAAAGATGATTAAAGAAGAGGTAGACGCGGAAGAAATTGCCACTGTTGTTTCTAAATGGACAGGCATTCCGGTTTCAAAAATGATTGAGAGTGAACGCTCAAAATTGCTTAAGCTGGAAGAAGAATTAGGCAAACGAGTTGTTGGGCAGGAAGATGCTATCACCGCCATTTCAGATGCGGTGCGCCGCAGCAGGGCAGGTTTGCAGGATATGAAGAAGCCTATTGGTTCATTTATATTTTTAGGAACTACCGGTGTAGGTAAAACTGAATTAGCAAAGGCATTAGCTGAATATTTGTTCAATGATGAAAATGCAATGACGCGGATTGATATGAGTGAATACCAGGAAAAGCATTCAGTTAGCAGGTTAGTGGGAGCGCCTCCGGGGTATGTGGGATATGATGAAGGCGGACAATTGACCGAGGCTGTGAGAAGAAGACCGTATAGTATTGTACTGCTTGATGAAATAGAAAAGGCGCACCCTGATGTTTTCAATATTTTATTGCAGGTGTTGGATGATGGAAGACTAACTGATAATAAGGGCAGAACCGTGAATTTTAAAAACACGATTGTGATAATGACATCAAATTTAGGCGCTCATATTATTCAGGAAAATTATGACAAACTCACGGATAAAAACAAAGATAAAATTGTTGAACAAACCAAAGAAGAGGTATTTGATTTGCTCAAAAAATCAATTCGCCCTGAATTTTTAAACCGAATTGATGAAACAATCATGTTTCAGCCACTGAGCAGAAAAGATGTGTTGCAAATAGTGAAGATACAATTTGGTATGCTGGCAAAACGACTCAAAGAAACAGATGTTGAAATTGAGGCAACCGATGAAGCATTGGAGTGGCTTGCATTGGAAGGATATGATCCGCAATTTGGTGCAAGACCGGTAAAACGAGTGATGCAACGTGATTTGCTGAATCAATTATCAAAATCAATACTTGCCGGAACGGTGCATGCGGGCAGTAAAATTTTGCTTGACCTCAAAGATGGGAAACTCAGCTTTGAAAATTTGAAGGTACTTAAGGTGTAA
- a CDS encoding cysteine desulfurase has translation MRAYLDNAATTPMAPEVIEVMTNVMKDNFGNPSSQHSFGRESKAIIEHARRRVARLINAESKEIIFTSGGTEADNLAIHAAIDDLGVTRIITSAIEHHAVGHTVTAQSKAKVVYVNLTPTGRVDIDHLEELLKASNEKTLVSLMHANNEIGTLLDVRKVGNLCKTYNAYFHSDTVQTMGHYAVNIHDPEIHFVTCAAHKFHGPKGIGFLYVNKNLKFTPAIHGGSQERGLRGGTENLTGIAGLAKALELANENIEEHQQYVQGLKSYMIDELQKRIPGVGFHGEIDPRKSLYTVLNVKFPDFEHKAMFLFLLDLEGVACSGGSACTSGASTGSHVLEGIKAETRKPNARFSFSRYTTKAEIDFALEKIEKVLHTKSLS, from the coding sequence ATGCGCGCTTATCTTGACAATGCAGCAACAACACCCATGGCACCTGAAGTAATTGAGGTGATGACCAACGTAATGAAAGATAATTTTGGAAATCCTTCATCACAACATTCATTTGGGCGAGAGTCAAAAGCCATCATTGAGCATGCACGCAGAAGAGTTGCTCGTTTAATTAATGCTGAATCAAAAGAAATCATTTTTACATCCGGCGGCACTGAGGCAGATAATCTGGCTATTCATGCTGCCATAGATGATTTGGGTGTAACCCGTATTATAACATCTGCAATTGAACATCACGCAGTAGGACATACCGTCACAGCACAAAGTAAAGCAAAGGTAGTCTACGTTAATCTCACTCCAACCGGACGCGTTGACATTGATCATTTGGAAGAATTGCTCAAAGCAAGCAATGAAAAAACACTTGTTTCTCTGATGCACGCCAACAATGAAATTGGTACCCTGCTTGACGTGAGAAAAGTTGGAAATCTTTGCAAAACTTACAATGCCTATTTTCATTCAGACACCGTGCAAACAATGGGACACTATGCGGTGAATATTCATGATCCTGAAATTCATTTCGTAACCTGCGCCGCACATAAATTTCACGGCCCAAAAGGAATTGGATTTTTGTACGTGAATAAAAATTTAAAATTCACCCCGGCTATTCACGGCGGTTCACAAGAGCGCGGTTTGCGCGGCGGAACTGAAAATCTTACAGGCATCGCAGGCCTGGCAAAAGCACTCGAACTAGCTAATGAAAATATTGAAGAGCATCAGCAATACGTGCAAGGTTTAAAGTCATACATGATTGATGAATTGCAGAAACGAATTCCCGGTGTTGGTTTTCATGGTGAAATTGATCCTCGCAAAAGTTTGTATACCGTACTCAATGTGAAGTTTCCTGATTTTGAACACAAAGCCATGTTCTTGTTTTTGTTAGATCTTGAAGGTGTTGCATGCTCAGGCGGCAGCGCTTGTACCTCAGGTGCCAGCACAGGTTCACATGTACTTGAAGGTATAAAAGCTGAAACAAGAAAACCTAATGCTCGCTTTTCATTCAGCCGTTATACCACCAAAGCTGAAATTGATTTCGCACTTGAAAAAATTGAGAAGGTGTTACACACTAAATCACTCTCTTGA